A single genomic interval of Gouania willdenowi chromosome 22, fGouWil2.1, whole genome shotgun sequence harbors:
- the arhgap5 gene encoding rho GTPase-activating protein 5: MAKNKDARPPIFAISVVGLSGTEKEKGNCGVGKSCLCNRYVRPDADNYYSEHTSVLSTIDFGGRVVNNDHFLYWGDVSHRGDEGLECKIQIIEQTEFIDDQTFLPHRSTNLQPYTKRAAATKLQSAEKLMYICTDQLGLEQDFDQKQMPDGKLNIDGFMLCIDVSKGCNRRFDDQMKFVNSLYSHIAKSKKPIVVAATKCDEYVDQHLRDLQSYVASKKNLVLIETSARTNVNVELCFNTLIQHLDKTRGKPKIVSFLEAFKVQQQQVISVTERFERLIVHTVRDYHNTWKTVINTMKGQPDYEEFITLEGSKKARNMFTKHITQLRQEHIRRRREEYLTTLPKTLNNILNNLDEVEHLTWPEAQTVIRNRTDFQYWFVILEQTPWDETDHVDNSDRRIPFDLLNTPDGERIYHNHVQHLRSEKRRVEMKERFRKTLDRVHFISPGQPWEEVMCFVMEDEAYKYITESDRRDVYCKHQQEIVERAKEDFQEMLFEHAELFYDLDLNATPSCDKMTEIHCVLSEEPRYRALQKLAPDRESLLLKHIGFVYHPTKETCLSGPNCVDLKVEQVLANRLVQLDHGRSSFYYNSANVDKINLCLLGKEGLSQELANEIRAQSTDDEYTVDGKIYELELLPVDVNSTLLFSHTWVNTFKPHGCFCVFNSIESLNCIGDCIGRIRAEVAQSRRDRFAQPLPFILILANQRDNICKNIPILRHQGQQLANKLQCTFVDIPSGAFPRKFTEFQIKQGLRAVLDCLKHNFDVLAPLPCIKDMSETDLRIVMCAMCWDPFSVDLILSPFLDSHCCSAGQPGQSNTLILDKIIGDTRRRIQVTILSYHSAIGVRKDELVHGYILVYSAKRKASMATLRAFLAEVHDVIPVQMVAITDSQADFFENDSIKELMTEGEHIATEITAKFTALYSLSQYHRQTEVFTPFFNEVLDKKPNIESSFLLDTSSRECTTGASEDIFPTSPHRHSPAYNTYYPESDDDNEAPPPYSPIGDDVQLLPTPSERAKYRIDLEGNEYPVHSTPIGDHERNHKVPPPVRPKPVLPKPNIKKLDPNLLRTIEAGMRSNRRLPRGTMTHSEDVEASENYADPLDTLHRSRGFLNDDTYAIPDDPHSRLVKIRNYHHGGGEEENGYDRKLQTARQPSKYKHRSKILFSKTKAYQRRFHSDSDGEESGPAMQKKKKGRAHRGSEEDPLLSPADPWKGGIDNPAITSDPEQEDKKIKKKKTPKTPKESKKRSSKPPKPLYPPTRRNWDSNYFGVPLQNLVSADRPIPLFIEKCVDYIERTGLTTEGLYRVSGNKTDQDNIQKQFDQDQNIDFVAMDVAVNAAAGALKAFFADLPEPLIPYSFHPELVEAAKIMDYIERLQTLREIIKKFPPVNFQVFKYIITHLNRVSQHSKTTLMTADNLSICFWPTLMRPDFENKDTLSTTKLNQAVIESFILQSNFFFYGGEPAESSGSDGTPPPRCQNMVEALLPLQLPPPLQPTQIQHSVAPEPLI, translated from the exons ATGGCCAAAAACAAGGATGCGCGTCCCCCGATATTTGCCATCAGCGTGGTCGGCCTCTCGGGGACGGAGAAGGAAAAGGGAAACTGCGGTGTGGGGAAGTCCTGCCTATGCAACCGCTATGTGCGCCCCGATGCGGACAACTATTACTCGGAGCACACCTCAGTGCTCAGCACCATAGATTTCGGCGGACGTGTGGTCAACAATGACCACTTCTTATACTGGGGGGACGTGTCCCACCGAGGGGATGAAGGCCTGGAGTGTAAAATCCAAATAATTGAGCAAACGGAGTTCATCGATGACCAGACGTTCCTACCGCATCGGAGCACCAACCTGCAGCCGTACACCAAGCGGGCGGCGGCGACCAAGCTCCAGTCCGCAGAGAAGCTCATGTACATCTGCACAGACCAGCTGGGCCTGGAGCAGGACTTCGACCAGAAGCAGATGCCTGATGGGAAGCTGAACATCGATGGCTTCATGCTTTGTATTGATGTCAGCAAGGGCTGCAATCGCAGGTTTGATGACCAAATGAAGTTTGTTAACAGCCTCTACTCTCACATCGCCAAGTCCAAGAAGCCCATCGTTGTCGCCGCCACAAAATGTGACGAGTATGTGGACCAGCACCTGAGGGACTTGCAGTCCTACGTTGCCAGCAAGAAAAATCTGGTCTTGATCGAGACCTCGGCGCGCACCAACGTCAATGTAGAGCTCTGCTTCAACACACTCATCCAGCATCTGGACAAAACCCGAGGGAAGCCAAAGATTGTGTCTTTCCTGGAGGCCTTTAAAGTGCAACAACAGCAAGTCATCTCTGTCACAGAGAGATTTGAGAGGCTGATTGTGCACACAGTGAGAGATTACCACAACACATGGAAAACGGTTATAAACACCATGAAAGGGCAGCCGGACTATGAAGAGTTCATCACTCTGGAAGGCTCCAAGAAGGCACGCAACATGTTCACAAAGCACATCACGCAGCTGAGGCAGGAGCACATCAGGCGGAGGAGGGAGGAGTACCTGACCACACTGCCCAAAACCCTCAACAACATCCTTAACAACCTGGACGAGGTTGAACACCTTACCTGGCCCGAGGCGCAGACTGTGATCAGAAACCGCACCGACTTCCAGTACTGGTTTGTGATACTGGAGCAGACACCATGGGACGAGACAGACCATGTGGACAACAGCGATCGCAGGATACCGTTCGACCTGCTCAACACACCAGACGGTGAGCGGATCTACCACAACCATGTGCAGCATCTGCGGTCAGAGAAGCGGAGAGTGGAGATGAAGGAGAGGTTTAGGAAGACTTTGGACAGGGTGCATTTCATCAGCCCCGGGCAGCCGTGGGAGGAGGTCATGTGCTTTGTGATGGAGGACGAGGCCTACAAGTACATCACAGAATCAGATAGAAGGGATGTTTACTGTAAACACCAGCAGGAAATCGTTGAGAGGGCTAAGGaggattttcaggaaatgcttTTTGAACACGCAGAGCTTTTTTATGATTTGGACCTGAATGCAACTCCCAGCTGTGACAAGATGACAGAGATCCACTGCGTTCTGAGCGAGGAGCCAAGATATCGTGCACTTCAGAAACTAGCCCCGGACCGGGAGTCCCTCCTGCTCAAACACATTGGCTTTGTTTATCATCCCACCAAGGAGACGTGCCTCAGTGGGCCTAACTGCGTGGATCTGAAGGTTGAGCAGGTTTTAGCCAACAGGCTTGTGCAGCTGGACCACGGCCGCTCCAGTTTCTACTACAACAGTGCCAACGTTGATAAGATCAACCTGTGCCTCCTGGGAAAGGAGGGCCTCTCGCAGGAACTGGCCAATGAAATTAGAGCTCAGTCCACAGATGATGAATACACGGTTGATGGTAAAATCTATGAACTGGAGCTCCTCCCCGTGGACGTGAACTCTACTCTGCTCTTCAGCCACACGTGGGTCAACACTTTCAAGCCGCATGGCTGCTTCTGCGTCTTCAACTCCATTGAGTCACTCAACTGCATCGGTGATTGTATTGGCCGGATTCGAGCGGAGGTGGCACAGAGTCGGCGGGATCGGTTTGCCCAGCCCTTGCCATTTATCCTCATTTTGGCCAATCAGAGAGACAACATCTGTAAGAACATCCCCATCCTGAGACACCAGGGGCAGCAACTGGCAAATAAGCTGCAGTGCACCTTTGTCGATATTCCCTCTGGAGCATTTCCGCGTAAATTTACAGAGTTTCAGATCAAACAGGGACTTAGGGCAGTGCTAGATTGCCTCAAGCATAACTTTGATGTCTTGGCGCCTCTGCCCTGCATCAAAGACATGTCAGAGACAGACCTGAGGATAGTCATGTGTGCCATGTGCTGGGATCCCTTCAGTGTGGACCTCATACTCTCGCCGTTCCTGGACTCTCACTGCTGCAGCGCTGGGCAGCCGGGTCAGAGCAACACTCTCATTCTGGACAAGATTATCGGTGACACACGGCGGCGAATACAGGTCACCATCCTCTCTTACCACTCAGCCATTGGTGTGCGTAAAGACGAACTGGTGCACGGATACATTCTGGTGTACTCCGCCAAACGTAAGGCCTCCATGGCCACTCTGCGAGCATTCCTGGCCGAAGTCCATGACGTCATCCCTGTCCAGATGGTTGCTATCACAGACAGCCAGGCAgacttttttgaaaatgactCCATCAAGGAGTTGATGACTGAGGGAGAGCACATTGCCACGGAGATCACTGCCAAATTCACAGCGCTCTACTCACTGTCACAGTACCACCGCCAAACTGAGGTTTTTACACCATTCTTTAACGAAGTGTTGGACAAGAAACCCAACATTGAGAGCTCGTTCTTGTTGGACACATCATCACGTGAGTGCACCACAGGCGCCAGCGAAGATATATTTCCCACCTCACCGCACAGGCATTCCCCGGCCTACAACACCTACTACCCAGAGTCCGACGATGATAACGAGGCGCCGCCTCCCTACAGTCCGATCGGGGACGACGTTCAGCTACTGCCAACGCCCAGCGAGAGAGCGAAGTATCGGATTGACCTGGAAGGGAACGAGTACCCGGTCCATAGCACGCCTATTGGAGACCATGAACGCAACCACAAAGTGCCTCCACCAGTCCGGCCCAAACCAGTGCTGCCAAAGCCAAACATAAAGAAGCTAGACCCTAACTTACTCCGAACCATTGAAGCCGGGATGCGGAGCAACCGTCGGCTGCCTCGGGGAACGATGACACACTCTGAAGATGTGGAGGCATCAGAAAACTATGCAGACCCCTTAGACACTTTGCATCGATCCAGAGGTTTTCTTAATGACGATACTTACGCAATTCCTGATGACCCGCACAGTCGTCTGGTGAAGATACGAAACTACCATCACGgaggaggtgaggaggagaacgGCTATGACAGGAAGTTGCAGACTGCAAGGCAGCCATCAAAGTACAAGCATCGCTCGAAGATTCTGTTCAGCAAGACGAAAGCCTACCAGAGACGCTTTCACTCTGACAGCGATGGCGAGGAATCAGGCCCTGCtatgcagaagaagaaaaaggggCGAGCGCATCGAGGCAGTGAGGAGGACCCACTACTGTCGCCCGCCGACCCCTGGAAGGGCGGAATTGATAACCCAGCCATCACCTCTGACCCAGAGCAAGAAGACAAGaagataaagaagaagaagactccAAAGACGccaaaagagtcaaagaag AGATCCTCCAAACCTCCCAAACCTCTGTATCCACCCACACGGAGAAACTGGGACAGCAACTACTTTGGCGTTCCCCTGCAGAACCTCGTGAGCGCGGACCGGCCCATCCCTCTCTTCATCGAGAAGTGTGTGGACTACATCGAGCGCACGG gtTTGACCACGGAGGGTTTATATCGTGTCAGCGGGAACAAGACGGACCAGGACAACATCCAGAAACAGTTTGACCAAG ATCAAAACATAGACTTTGTAGCCATGGACGTGGCGGTAAACGCCGCCGCTGGAGCGCTCAAGGCTTTCTTTGCTGACCTTCCCGAGCCGCTGATCCCATACAGCTTTCATCCAGAGCTGGTGGAGGCAGCGA aaatCATGGACTACATCGAGCGTCTACAGACGTTGCGTGAGATCATCAAGAAGTTTCCGCCGGTAAACTTTCAGGTTTTCAAATACATCATCACTCACCTGAACAG GGTGAGTCAGCACAGTAAAACCACGCTGATGACGGCTGATAATCTCTCCATCTGTTTCTGGCCAACGTTGATGCGTCCGGACTTTGAGAACAAGGACACGCTGTCGACCACCAAACTGAACCAGGCGGTCATCGAGAGCTTCATCCTGCAGAGCAACTTCTTCTTCTATGGCGGGGAGCCGGCCGAGAGCTCGGGCAGCGACGGCACGCCGCCGCCGCGCTGCCAGAACATGGTGGAGGCGCTGCTGCCGCTACAACTGCCGCCGCCACTGCAGCCTACGCAGATCCAGCATTCAGTAGCACCAGAGCCACTAATTTAG